A portion of the Halobacterium zhouii genome contains these proteins:
- a CDS encoding DUF4177 domain-containing protein, protein MAQKWEYQTLEPPKGLTKRETVDPTEEMNRLGAQGWEFAGTVSYDRGGTKLLLFKRPVGDE, encoded by the coding sequence ATGGCACAGAAATGGGAGTACCAGACGCTAGAGCCGCCGAAGGGACTGACCAAGCGGGAGACCGTCGACCCGACCGAGGAGATGAACCGACTGGGTGCGCAGGGTTGGGAGTTCGCGGGCACGGTGAGCTACGACCGTGGCGGTACGAAACTACTGTTGTTCAAGCGACCGGTTGGCGATGAGTGA
- a CDS encoding hybrid sensor histidine kinase/response regulator yields the protein MTDQIRVLHVDDESGFAEMAAEFLEREDDRIEVLTATSAAAGHEVLRERDVDCVVSDYDMPGTNGIAFLEAVREDHPELPFVLFTGKGSEEVASEAISAGATDYLQKEGGTDQYTILANRVSNYVDTADAKTQRQRQLDAIEAAEEGISILDSDECFIYLNEAYADLYGYDIDELVGEHWRKLYPDDEIPRVTDEILPALHDRGKWRGKTTGLRKDGTTFVEDHTLATTDREELVCTVRDATDRNERGHALAALHEAATDLEAADCAEEVYDILVDAAERILDFDLVAVDILHDDVLVQEAWSLDLDTEGYYQETPLEEDTFATRAFHQQETILVEDLAAYDITPADPEYRSALTVPIAAIGSFQTVSREEAAFDDVDRELAELLVGHGREALTRLETEQELRERTQELERQNERLEEFAGIVSHDLRTPLSVAEGRLELARQEGGDEHFEEVSGALDRMSTIIDETLTLARQGQLVTERQRVSIPSLARRCWSRVAADDAELEVTDDGVVSADPERLKRVFENLFRNAAEHGGDTVRVGVTSDGFFVADDGPGIPPEERERVFERGFTTSEDGTGFGLSIVSEIADAHGWDVEVSESESGGACFDVTGVETGESADGELAEFVDSEPAE from the coding sequence ATGACCGACCAAATCCGCGTGCTACACGTCGACGACGAGTCGGGTTTCGCGGAGATGGCGGCGGAGTTCCTCGAGCGCGAGGACGACCGCATCGAGGTGCTCACCGCGACCAGTGCGGCGGCAGGCCACGAAGTGCTCCGTGAGCGAGACGTCGACTGCGTCGTTAGTGACTACGATATGCCCGGGACGAACGGCATCGCGTTCCTCGAGGCGGTCCGCGAGGACCACCCGGAACTCCCCTTCGTGCTGTTCACAGGGAAGGGCTCAGAGGAGGTCGCCAGCGAGGCCATCTCCGCGGGCGCGACGGACTACCTCCAGAAGGAAGGCGGCACCGACCAGTACACGATTCTCGCCAACCGCGTGTCGAACTACGTCGACACCGCGGACGCCAAGACCCAGCGCCAGCGCCAACTCGACGCCATCGAGGCCGCCGAGGAGGGAATCAGCATCCTCGACTCGGACGAGTGTTTCATCTACCTGAACGAGGCGTACGCTGATCTCTACGGCTACGATATCGACGAACTGGTCGGTGAACACTGGCGAAAGCTGTACCCCGACGACGAGATTCCTCGCGTCACCGACGAGATACTGCCCGCGCTCCACGACCGGGGAAAGTGGCGCGGGAAGACCACCGGCCTGCGCAAGGACGGCACCACGTTCGTCGAGGACCACACGCTCGCGACGACCGACCGGGAGGAACTCGTCTGCACGGTCCGGGACGCCACCGACCGGAACGAACGCGGGCACGCGCTCGCCGCGCTCCACGAGGCCGCGACCGACCTCGAGGCGGCGGACTGCGCCGAGGAGGTGTACGACATCCTGGTCGACGCCGCCGAGCGCATCCTCGACTTCGACCTGGTCGCGGTCGACATCCTCCACGACGACGTACTGGTCCAGGAGGCGTGGTCGCTCGACCTCGACACGGAGGGATACTACCAGGAGACGCCGCTCGAGGAGGACACGTTCGCTACGCGCGCGTTCCACCAGCAGGAGACCATTCTGGTCGAGGACCTCGCGGCGTACGACATCACGCCCGCGGACCCCGAGTACCGGTCGGCGCTGACCGTGCCCATCGCCGCCATCGGCTCGTTCCAGACTGTCTCCCGGGAGGAAGCGGCCTTCGACGACGTCGACCGCGAACTCGCGGAACTCCTCGTGGGGCACGGCCGAGAGGCGCTCACTCGCCTGGAGACCGAGCAGGAACTCCGCGAGCGAACCCAGGAGCTAGAGCGCCAGAACGAGCGCCTAGAGGAGTTCGCTGGCATCGTCAGCCACGACCTGCGGACGCCGCTCAGCGTCGCGGAGGGGCGTCTCGAACTCGCCCGCCAGGAGGGCGGCGACGAACACTTCGAGGAGGTGTCGGGCGCGCTCGACCGGATGTCGACGATCATCGACGAGACGCTCACGCTCGCCCGCCAGGGCCAACTCGTCACCGAACGCCAGCGCGTGTCGATTCCGTCACTCGCCCGCCGCTGCTGGTCCCGCGTGGCGGCCGACGACGCGGAACTCGAGGTCACGGACGACGGGGTCGTGTCGGCGGACCCCGAGCGTCTGAAGCGAGTGTTCGAGAATCTCTTCCGGAATGCGGCAGAGCACGGCGGCGACACGGTCCGTGTCGGGGTCACGTCCGATGGGTTCTTCGTGGCGGACGACGGCCCCGGGATTCCCCCGGAGGAACGCGAACGGGTCTTCGAACGCGGGTTCACCACGAGCGAGGACGGGACGGGGTTCGGACTCTCTATCGTCTCCGAGATCGCGGACGCACACGGCTGGGACGTCGAGGTCTCGGAGAGCGAGTCCGGGGGTGCGTGCTTCGACGTCACGGGCGTCGAAACAGGGGAGTCCGCGGACGGCGAACTTGCCGAGTTCGTGGATAGCGAGCCCGCCGAGTGA
- a CDS encoding DUF4396 domain-containing protein, whose amino-acid sequence MTFEFLNFLTKPWFVVPWYTIGLLGAVWVLRDTLSVNTNVNTALKGAWPIIVFFFSVIGLALYWWTCRPPGIADVEGEDAASAHHEYVSKPRRKVTGAVVHCVGGDGLGIITAMAAMRLLDTSFWVEFWVEYAVGFAFGWFLFQSVSFKKMEDIGWVEAVLKGGRAEFFSMITVMLGMGLVMRYVTPAVAGHPPPDPTEAAFWGFGALGLLVGAVFTYPMNALLVKIGWKHGMA is encoded by the coding sequence ATGACCTTCGAGTTCCTGAACTTCCTCACGAAACCGTGGTTCGTCGTTCCCTGGTACACCATCGGACTGCTCGGCGCGGTCTGGGTGTTGCGCGACACGCTGTCGGTCAACACCAACGTGAACACCGCGCTGAAGGGGGCGTGGCCCATCATCGTCTTCTTCTTCTCGGTGATCGGACTCGCCCTCTACTGGTGGACGTGTCGCCCGCCGGGTATCGCCGACGTGGAGGGCGAGGACGCGGCGTCGGCCCACCACGAGTACGTCTCGAAGCCACGCCGGAAGGTGACCGGGGCCGTGGTCCACTGCGTGGGTGGAGACGGCCTCGGTATCATAACCGCGATGGCCGCGATGCGCCTGCTCGACACCTCCTTCTGGGTCGAGTTCTGGGTCGAGTACGCGGTCGGGTTCGCGTTCGGATGGTTCCTGTTCCAGTCGGTGTCGTTCAAGAAGATGGAGGACATCGGCTGGGTCGAGGCCGTCCTGAAGGGTGGGCGTGCCGAGTTCTTCTCGATGATTACGGTGATGCTCGGGATGGGACTCGTGATGCGGTACGTCACTCCGGCAGTCGCCGGGCATCCGCCCCCGGACCCGACCGAGGCCGCGTTCTGGGGCTTCGGGGCGCTCGGCCTCCTGGTCGGCGCGGTTTTCACGTACCCGATGAACGCGCTGCTGGTCAAGATCGGCTGGAAGCACGGGATGGCCTGA
- a CDS encoding HTTM domain-containing protein: MSARALGSQIQTAVARRVSVDARALAAFRVGVGALLLADLLLRARHLKAFYTDQGVLPRAVLAEQYPTFAAFSLHALSGAAWFQVVLFAVAGVAALALLIGYRTTLATVVSLVLLVSLHARNPVVLNGGDSLFRQLLFWSVFLPLGTRWSVDARHRQAANEQSTPSGASAATQADRTSSKEGEVAGQSGGPADHWTALAPRVTSVASAALLVQVVLVYVVNAVLKLRGDAWLSGDAVRVVFALDQFTVFLGDALAQYPAVLEVASHVWLVLLVCSPLLLVVTGWRRAVLAGLFASVHLGMLLTMQLGLFPLISMVALVPFLPPVVWDWVSVPSVALLDDLADALPAFADHSLPEQLYQWAGTVVPAALACLLVVALAWNAASLGFVTIPDSVNPEPGNERPDYRWNMFAPEPLSVDGWVRAPGRLASGAQVDAFHGGAVRWTKPPDVAATYPTARWRKYIANVWRGNGDTLERGFADYLCARWDASHESDLVNVSVYYVEEPVRLGAPDPTERVELYSQPCPS; this comes from the coding sequence ATGAGCGCTCGCGCTCTCGGGTCGCAGATCCAAACAGCAGTGGCTCGCCGCGTGAGCGTCGACGCGCGGGCGCTGGCGGCGTTCCGTGTCGGCGTGGGCGCGCTGTTGCTCGCGGACCTGCTCTTGCGGGCGCGGCACCTCAAGGCGTTTTATACGGACCAGGGAGTGCTGCCGCGGGCGGTGCTGGCCGAACAGTATCCGACGTTTGCAGCGTTCTCCCTGCACGCCCTATCGGGCGCAGCGTGGTTTCAAGTCGTGCTGTTCGCGGTGGCAGGCGTCGCCGCGCTCGCGCTCCTGATAGGGTATCGAACGACGCTGGCCACTGTCGTCTCGCTGGTCCTGCTCGTGTCCCTCCACGCCCGGAATCCGGTCGTACTCAACGGTGGGGACTCACTGTTCCGCCAACTCCTCTTCTGGAGCGTGTTCCTGCCGCTGGGCACGCGATGGAGCGTCGACGCTCGGCACCGCCAGGCCGCGAACGAACAGTCAACGCCGTCCGGGGCGAGCGCCGCGACGCAAGCAGATAGAACATCCTCGAAGGAGGGTGAGGTGGCCGGACAGAGCGGAGGCCCAGCAGACCATTGGACGGCGCTGGCGCCCCGGGTTACGAGCGTGGCGTCTGCGGCGCTGTTGGTCCAGGTGGTGTTGGTGTACGTGGTCAACGCGGTGTTGAAACTCCGCGGGGACGCCTGGCTGTCGGGTGACGCGGTGCGGGTGGTGTTCGCCCTCGACCAGTTCACCGTGTTCCTGGGGGACGCCCTGGCGCAGTATCCGGCGGTTCTCGAAGTGGCCAGCCACGTGTGGCTGGTGTTACTGGTGTGTTCGCCGCTGTTGCTGGTAGTGACGGGGTGGCGTCGGGCGGTGTTGGCGGGCCTGTTCGCGAGCGTCCACCTCGGCATGCTGCTCACGATGCAACTCGGCCTGTTCCCGCTCATCTCGATGGTCGCGCTCGTCCCCTTCCTCCCGCCAGTTGTCTGGGACTGGGTGTCCGTGCCGTCGGTCGCGCTCCTCGACGACCTCGCTGACGCGCTCCCCGCGTTCGCAGACCACTCGCTGCCAGAGCAACTCTACCAATGGGCGGGGACCGTGGTTCCGGCGGCGCTCGCGTGTCTGCTCGTCGTCGCGCTGGCGTGGAACGCCGCGTCCCTGGGCTTCGTGACGATTCCGGACTCGGTCAACCCGGAACCAGGAAACGAGCGTCCGGACTATCGGTGGAACATGTTCGCGCCCGAACCGCTGAGCGTCGACGGGTGGGTGCGCGCGCCCGGTCGACTGGCGTCCGGAGCGCAGGTCGACGCGTTCCACGGCGGCGCCGTCAGGTGGACGAAACCGCCGGACGTCGCCGCCACCTACCCCACCGCGCGGTGGCGGAAGTACATCGCAAACGTGTGGCGCGGCAACGGCGATACCCTCGAGCGCGGCTTCGCGGACTACCTGTGTGCGCGCTGGGACGCCAGCCACGAGTCCGACCTGGTGAACGTCTCGGTCTACTACGTCGAAGAGCCGGTGCGTCTCGGCGCGCCCGACCCCACCGAGCGCGTGGAACTGTACTCCCAGCCCTGCCCCTCGTAG
- a CDS encoding Rieske (2Fe-2S) protein — translation MEDATELVAVADVPEQGSWLFTAREWNGKEEEVILVRLADGVVAWKNFCLHEPDQRLDRGMGAAIREDEIICPRHGSMYDACTGHCDNGEAAGTDLVDVDIAVEDGVVYLTDDELEFAHEGGIQDDDDDDMPGSSSHLQF, via the coding sequence ATGGAGGACGCGACGGAGCTCGTCGCCGTGGCGGACGTCCCCGAGCAGGGGTCGTGGTTGTTCACGGCGCGCGAGTGGAACGGCAAAGAGGAGGAGGTGATTCTCGTGCGCCTCGCGGACGGCGTCGTGGCGTGGAAGAACTTCTGCCTGCACGAACCCGACCAGCGCCTCGACCGCGGGATGGGCGCCGCCATCCGCGAGGACGAGATCATCTGCCCGCGCCACGGCTCCATGTACGACGCCTGCACGGGCCACTGCGACAACGGCGAGGCCGCCGGCACCGACCTCGTGGACGTCGACATTGCCGTCGAGGACGGCGTGGTCTACCTGACGGACGACGAACTCGAGTTCGCCCACGAGGGCGGCATTCAGGACGACGATGACGACGACATGCCGGGGTCGTCCTCGCACCTCCAGTTCTGA
- a CDS encoding site-specific integrase encodes MNWSRQTLPELEATYWDTIAPALREAGHDPHERPTYETLVDLGFSGIAYALREHHDTTLGDFFDGIDLESQRGFAWDIGHEPTVSALETYVDVRRRRRMADSTADTVRSRLARYARTYAEVHDTTDLVGPVEDEADRLDGRRRALAVFDVLNDELSTDASKLKYLGDVRRWYEWLVDSGRAAYNPLRRAEKEFDWERSEPDNAALDAADVRTLHETASTPEQVLLVVGLAGWGLRPNELAALHASQLELSPEEGAPYLEFEERKNGPGTVSLLFGVDALERRIDELAVDDWGGYLFPSARSASGHLVTETVANRFESLAREAEVRVDGAVPTPKMGRRFWYATYATAQAEVLENLSAVAEEQGSSSARVVHRNYLSEDRRRELRRKHMRSALSDAFGGM; translated from the coding sequence ATCAACTGGAGCCGACAGACGCTCCCCGAACTCGAGGCGACGTACTGGGACACCATCGCGCCCGCGCTCCGCGAGGCCGGCCACGACCCCCACGAGCGCCCCACCTACGAGACGCTCGTGGACCTCGGGTTCTCGGGCATCGCGTACGCGCTCCGCGAACACCACGACACTACGCTCGGCGACTTTTTCGACGGCATCGACCTCGAGAGCCAGCGCGGGTTCGCGTGGGACATCGGCCACGAACCCACGGTGTCGGCCCTCGAAACCTACGTGGACGTGCGCCGACGCCGGCGGATGGCCGACTCGACGGCTGACACGGTGCGGTCGCGACTCGCTCGCTACGCGCGCACGTACGCGGAGGTTCACGACACCACGGACTTGGTCGGTCCCGTCGAGGACGAGGCCGACCGCCTCGACGGCCGCCGCCGCGCGCTCGCCGTCTTCGACGTACTGAACGACGAACTGTCGACGGACGCCTCGAAACTCAAATACCTCGGCGACGTCCGCCGGTGGTACGAGTGGCTGGTGGACTCCGGCCGCGCGGCGTACAACCCCCTGCGGCGCGCCGAGAAGGAGTTCGACTGGGAACGCAGCGAACCCGACAACGCCGCGCTCGACGCCGCGGACGTCCGGACCCTCCACGAGACGGCGTCGACGCCCGAACAGGTCCTCCTCGTCGTGGGGCTCGCCGGGTGGGGACTGCGCCCGAACGAACTCGCCGCGCTCCACGCCTCGCAACTCGAACTCTCCCCCGAGGAGGGCGCGCCGTACCTCGAATTCGAGGAGCGAAAGAACGGCCCCGGGACGGTGTCACTTCTGTTCGGCGTCGACGCCCTGGAGCGCCGCATCGACGAACTTGCAGTGGACGACTGGGGTGGCTACCTGTTCCCGTCGGCGCGCTCCGCGAGCGGACATCTGGTCACGGAGACGGTCGCGAACCGCTTCGAGTCTCTCGCCCGCGAGGCCGAGGTGCGCGTCGACGGTGCGGTGCCGACGCCGAAGATGGGCCGGCGGTTCTGGTACGCGACGTACGCGACGGCGCAGGCCGAGGTCCTGGAGAACCTCTCGGCGGTCGCCGAGGAGCAGGGCAGTTCGAGCGCGCGCGTCGTTCACCGGAACTATCTCTCGGAGGACCGACGCCGAGAACTCCGCCGGAAGCACATGCGTTCGGCGCTCAGCGACGCGTTCGGCGGAATGTAA
- the sod gene encoding superoxide dismutase yields MSDYELPPLPYDYDALEPHVSEQVLTWHHDTHHQGYVNGWNAAEETLAENREAGDFGSSAGAIRDVTHNGSGHVLHSLFWQNMSPEGGDEPSGDLRDRIEADFGSYEAWKGEFEAAASAAGGWALLVYDSHSEQLRNVVVDKHDQGALWGSHPLLALDVWEHSYYYDYGPDRGDFVSNFFEVVDWGEPSERYAEAVERFE; encoded by the coding sequence ATGTCTGACTACGAACTGCCGCCGCTTCCCTACGACTACGACGCACTCGAACCGCACGTCTCCGAGCAGGTGCTCACGTGGCATCACGACACCCACCACCAGGGCTACGTGAACGGCTGGAACGCCGCCGAGGAGACGCTCGCCGAGAACCGCGAAGCCGGCGACTTCGGCTCCTCCGCGGGCGCTATCCGCGACGTCACGCACAACGGCTCCGGCCACGTTCTCCACTCCCTCTTCTGGCAGAACATGAGTCCGGAAGGCGGCGACGAGCCGTCGGGCGACCTCCGCGACCGCATCGAAGCGGACTTCGGCTCCTACGAGGCCTGGAAGGGCGAGTTCGAGGCCGCCGCCTCGGCCGCGGGCGGCTGGGCGCTGCTCGTCTACGACAGCCACTCCGAGCAGCTCCGGAACGTCGTCGTGGACAAGCACGACCAGGGCGCGCTCTGGGGCAGCCATCCCCTGCTGGCGCTCGACGTCTGGGAGCACTCCTACTACTACGACTACGGTCCCGACCGCGGCGACTTCGTCAGCAACTTCTTCGAGGTCGTCGACTGGGGCGAACCCAGCGAGCGCTACGCCGAAGCCGTCGAGCGCTTCGAGTAG